In one ANME-2 cluster archaeon genomic region, the following are encoded:
- the speA gene encoding biosynthetic arginine decarboxylase, whose protein sequence is MRKMKNIDDGAGWKNEKSKELYGIDNWGSGYFDINRKGNLLVKPGKGKNKVEILEVMEYLKKNRIKPPILFRFPQILESRISELYHSFEHSIDEFQYQGSYKGVFPLKVNQRKDVVEEIVRVGRKYNYGLEAGSKPELIESLFFKLSPESLLVCNGYKDKNYIRTALQATHFRKNIILVIDQLNEINDIIRQSKKLSVNPCLGIRIRLYSRGSGKWVESGGESAKFGLTTGELLSAVEKLKSNGMIQNLKMLHFHIGSQITDIRRIQNAVMEASRIYVEVKKRAPELEYFNIGGGLGIDYDGSKTSSDASANYAMQEYTNNVVFTLKEVCDEEGIEHPTIVSESGRAVAVYHSMLITNLAYEKSIIHNVDFEVAEDDSNVIKKFQSCFNEITVKNYREYYHDSLEFKEELINMFNLGQLDLAEKAKGETLFYNICQKIHKFIKQTGNKSEEFDYVRKLLSKKYIGNFSLFQSMPDFWAIDQLFPIVPIQKLNMQPECIGTILDMTCDSDGEIDRFTDVMDVKEMLELHSLDKQPYYIAVLLLGAYQDAIGDLHNLFGAVHEVHIVAKDEDEWEIKKIIKGDNVSSVLKMLHFNRQGLVKSIESSIQKAVDEDELNPQIAKSILNNMKNEINDYTYLDF, encoded by the coding sequence ATGAGAAAAATGAAGAATATCGATGACGGAGCAGGTTGGAAAAATGAAAAATCCAAAGAACTATACGGCATTGATAATTGGGGCAGTGGATATTTTGACATAAACCGCAAAGGCAATCTTTTGGTGAAACCTGGTAAAGGCAAGAATAAGGTCGAGATCCTGGAAGTGATGGAATACCTTAAAAAGAACCGGATAAAACCTCCTATACTGTTTCGTTTTCCCCAGATACTTGAGAGCCGTATAAGCGAATTATATCATTCATTTGAGCATTCAATTGATGAATTCCAGTACCAGGGCTCCTATAAAGGTGTATTTCCCTTAAAGGTAAATCAGCGCAAGGATGTAGTGGAAGAGATAGTCAGGGTTGGCAGGAAATACAATTATGGATTGGAAGCGGGTAGTAAGCCTGAACTTATTGAGAGCCTGTTCTTCAAACTGAGCCCTGAATCGCTATTGGTATGCAACGGTTACAAGGACAAGAATTATATCAGGACAGCCCTGCAAGCTACCCATTTCAGGAAGAACATCATTCTGGTGATAGACCAGTTGAACGAGATAAACGATATTATCAGGCAATCCAAAAAACTCAGTGTCAATCCCTGTTTGGGTATTCGCATTCGGTTATATTCACGGGGGAGCGGCAAATGGGTTGAATCGGGCGGTGAATCTGCAAAGTTCGGATTGACTACCGGTGAACTGCTCAGTGCCGTAGAGAAACTGAAAAGTAATGGCATGATACAGAACCTGAAGATGCTGCATTTTCATATTGGCTCCCAGATCACAGATATTCGACGTATACAAAATGCGGTAATGGAAGCTTCAAGGATATATGTCGAGGTCAAGAAACGGGCTCCTGAACTGGAATACTTTAATATTGGCGGGGGGCTTGGTATTGATTATGATGGCAGCAAGACCTCATCCGATGCCAGTGCCAATTATGCCATGCAGGAATATACCAATAATGTGGTGTTCACTCTCAAGGAGGTTTGTGACGAGGAAGGCATTGAACACCCGACCATTGTATCAGAGAGTGGGAGGGCAGTGGCTGTCTATCATTCCATGCTCATTACCAATCTGGCGTATGAGAAATCCATCATACATAATGTGGATTTTGAAGTTGCCGAGGACGATTCTAATGTCATTAAGAAATTCCAGAGCTGTTTTAATGAGATTACCGTGAAGAACTACCGCGAATACTACCACGACAGTCTGGAGTTTAAGGAAGAACTTATCAATATGTTCAACCTGGGCCAGTTGGACCTGGCAGAGAAAGCTAAGGGAGAAACACTATTTTATAATATATGCCAGAAAATACATAAATTCATCAAGCAGACCGGGAATAAATCGGAAGAGTTCGATTATGTTAGAAAATTATTATCCAAGAAATACATCGGTAATTTTTCATTGTTCCAGTCCATGCCCGATTTCTGGGCCATAGATCAGCTATTCCCTATCGTGCCCATACAGAAATTGAACATGCAGCCCGAGTGTATTGGTACTATACTTGATATGACCTGTGATTCTGATGGTGAGATAGACCGGTTCACCGATGTTATGGATGTAAAGGAAATGCTGGAGTTGCATTCACTTGATAAACAACCCTATTATATAGCCGTACTTCTTCTCGGGGCCTACCAGGACGCTATCGGTGACCTCCATAACCTGTTCGGAGCTGTGCATGAGGTACATATTGTTGCTAAGGATGAAGACGAATGGGAAATTAAGAAGATCATTAAAGGTGATAATGTAAGTTCGGTCTTGAAAATGCTCCATTTCAACAGACAGGGCCTGGTGAAAAGTATCGAATCATCCATACAAAAGGCAGTAGACGAAGATGAGTTGAATCCCCAGATAGCTAAAAGCATTCTGAACAATATGAAAAATGAGATAAATGATTATACATATCTTGATTTTTAG
- a CDS encoding DUF362 domain-containing protein, whose product MNDVFFRSVKDVGAKNSQPEQIRELFPKISPVNQDDIVAIKIHPGEYGNTTHIRPVLVRTVVDLVRDAGGIPFVTDTTTLYKGRKLNAAELIWAAAMNGFTQASMNAPFIVADGLMGDDAVNIDIGGSLLKDITVASAIAKADSMIVLSHAKGHPGSGFGGAIKNLGMGCLDKEGKTRVHEVGKPTIDPEKCIACGECIDICAWKALVLGDTHARVDHEMCRGELACMGSCPQEAIIAPDDVNVKMQRLLGEAALGPIKCLNGRIGYINWIYDLTPGCDCFNFSAPNFVEDIGITASTNPVAIDMATIDLINETMGHHGRNITDVWGIDPIVHLRYAEQIGCGKMEYSLSK is encoded by the coding sequence ATAAATGATGTGTTTTTCAGGTCAGTAAAAGATGTGGGAGCGAAAAACAGCCAACCAGAGCAAATAAGAGAATTGTTCCCTAAAATATCACCTGTCAATCAAGATGATATTGTGGCCATTAAGATACATCCTGGTGAATATGGCAATACCACCCACATAAGACCAGTGCTGGTACGCACGGTCGTTGACCTTGTCAGGGATGCGGGGGGCATTCCTTTTGTCACCGATACAACTACCCTGTACAAAGGTAGGAAACTTAATGCTGCAGAATTGATATGGGCGGCCGCGATGAACGGTTTTACCCAGGCCAGCATGAACGCACCGTTCATTGTGGCGGATGGATTGATGGGAGATGATGCTGTGAATATCGACATCGGGGGTTCACTATTGAAAGACATTACCGTTGCATCAGCTATCGCAAAAGCTGATTCCATGATAGTCCTATCTCATGCCAAAGGTCATCCCGGTTCAGGATTCGGGGGCGCTATTAAGAACCTGGGTATGGGTTGCCTGGATAAAGAAGGTAAGACCAGGGTCCATGAAGTAGGAAAACCGACTATTGATCCCGAGAAATGCATCGCCTGTGGCGAATGTATCGATATTTGTGCCTGGAAAGCCCTGGTATTGGGAGATACCCATGCCAGAGTGGACCATGAAATGTGCCGGGGCGAACTGGCATGTATGGGCTCTTGCCCGCAGGAAGCTATCATTGCTCCTGATGACGTGAATGTGAAGATGCAAAGGCTGCTGGGCGAGGCGGCACTTGGCCCTATCAAATGCCTGAATGGCAGGATAGGTTATATCAACTGGATATATGACCTGACCCCGGGGTGTGATTGCTTCAACTTCTCAGCGCCCAATTTTGTAGAAGACATAGGCATTACGGCGTCTACCAACCCTGTAGCTATAGATATGGCAACAATTGACCTCATCAATGAAACGATGGGACATCACGGCAGGAATATTACCGATGTGTGGGGTATCGACCCGATTGTACATCTCAGGTATGCCGAACAGATAGGTTGTGGAAAAATGGAATATTCCCTGTCAAAATAA
- a CDS encoding DUF1622 domain-containing protein, whose translation MFEFVIDISSKVFASIGAVIILYGGALAAINTLKMEIRRTSLNYHDVRRDFTHKIIFGLDFLIAGDILKTIVAPTQDELILLGAIVIIRTILGYFLGKEAIEFDH comes from the coding sequence ATGTTCGAATTTGTAATCGATATATCGTCAAAGGTCTTTGCTTCAATAGGTGCGGTAATTATTCTCTATGGTGGTGCCCTGGCAGCAATAAATACGTTAAAAATGGAGATAAGGAGAACTTCACTGAACTATCATGATGTGCGCAGGGATTTTACGCATAAGATTATTTTTGGACTGGATTTTCTCATTGCAGGTGATATCCTCAAAACCATCGTTGCCCCCACGCAGGATGAACTGATCCTGCTTGGTGCGATTGTTATTATCAGAACCATTTTGGGATATTTTTTGGGAAAGGAAGCTATCGAATTTGATCATTGA
- a CDS encoding TRAM domain-containing protein translates to MFGNQEYSAPVKAGETYDVSIEDLAREGDGVAKVEGFIIFVPGTKVGDEVTIKVNKVMRKFAIAEVVD, encoded by the coding sequence ATGTTCGGAAATCAAGAATATAGTGCTCCGGTAAAAGCCGGGGAAACTTACGATGTGTCGATTGAAGATTTAGCAAGAGAAGGCGACGGTGTCGCTAAAGTTGAAGGTTTTATTATCTTCGTACCTGGAACAAAGGTCGGAGATGAAGTTACAATCAAAGTCAATAAAGTAATGCGAAAATTCGCTATTGCTGAAGTCGTAGACTAA
- a CDS encoding nucleotidyltransferase domain-containing protein, giving the protein MRHKTATMGQPCEIIYDTSHWELLMVLRGRAASILDALERAGLECFIYGSLARGDVSTGSDIDIIIPGVVQSFRVELALDDMGITGRKLVQATPGALVKAHVHLSQKEMVTFPLTQPTERELDFYAFGGMIGAEGLEDVNNNRVPGVDKRLMLIEPIAEGHAETPLSDITSGMVAKRLGIGQQIVDERIRVLKRRAKVGTTGVYLDRPLAQDEGFEAVLEQIIASNSLVRRRVKNRRRR; this is encoded by the coding sequence ATGAGGCACAAGACGGCTACCATGGGGCAACCCTGTGAGATCATTTACGACACATCACACTGGGAACTGTTAATGGTACTCAGGGGACGGGCAGCAAGTATACTCGATGCACTGGAACGAGCCGGGTTAGAGTGTTTTATTTACGGCAGCCTTGCCCGGGGTGACGTATCAACCGGTAGTGACATTGATATAATAATTCCAGGGGTTGTGCAATCCTTCAGAGTAGAACTGGCACTGGATGATATGGGGATTACGGGTCGCAAACTGGTGCAGGCCACACCCGGTGCCCTGGTCAAGGCACATGTACATCTTTCCCAAAAGGAAATGGTTACTTTCCCTTTGACACAACCTACTGAGAGGGAACTGGATTTTTATGCCTTTGGAGGTATGATCGGGGCTGAGGGCCTGGAAGATGTTAATAACAACCGCGTTCCTGGTGTGGATAAACGGCTGATGTTGATCGAGCCTATAGCTGAAGGTCATGCAGAGACGCCATTATCAGACATAACGTCTGGTATGGTAGCAAAAAGGTTAGGAATCGGGCAACAAATCGTGGATGAGAGGATACGGGTGCTGAAAAGGCGGGCAAAGGTGGGTACTACGGGTGTATATCTTGATAGACCACTGGCTCAGGATGAGGGGTTTGAAGCTGTGCTCGAACAGATAATTGCTTCGAATTCACTGGTGCGCAGACGGGTGAAAAATAGACGAAGACGTTAA
- the glmM gene encoding phosphoglucosamine mutase, with translation MKLFGTNGVRGIANKEMTADMALALGKSLGTYMQRHNLGIRVTVGRDTRISGDMLKSAAIAGLLSTGLEVTDVGVLPTPALQYYVRNHADAGVMITASHNPREYNGLKIVAGDGTEFSRSGEAEVEDIYFSQKFHSAVWDRTGTFSRDSTALGTYMEAITSLVDGEMIRNAKLTVVVDPGCGASCEVSPLLLRQLGCKVITLNAQPDGTFPGRAPEPTKDALTDLMNMVKASGADLGVAHDGDADRVAFVDEMGEFLDEEDLLALMAGHVLSHKKGKVVTPVSSSLQIRDVTESMGGELIWTAVGSIDVARKMIDTGAVFGGEGNGGLIFPEFQYCRDGAMTAARMLEILAGGRKLSKLKSGLPVYHNIKTKIRCNNLEDVLQKVACVLKEQDLDVDNTDGLKVWYPDGWILIRPSGTEPIMRIYAESKSPDRARELMEYGTGLVEKYNI, from the coding sequence ATGAAATTATTTGGCACCAATGGTGTTCGAGGAATCGCGAACAAGGAAATGACCGCTGATATGGCCCTGGCGTTGGGAAAGAGCCTTGGCACCTACATGCAACGACACAATTTGGGAATACGGGTAACAGTGGGCAGGGATACCCGCATCTCGGGTGATATGCTAAAGAGTGCAGCGATAGCAGGATTGTTATCAACCGGACTGGAAGTCACGGACGTTGGAGTGCTTCCCACTCCTGCACTTCAGTATTATGTGCGAAACCATGCAGATGCCGGCGTGATGATAACCGCCTCCCACAATCCCAGAGAATATAACGGGTTAAAGATCGTTGCAGGAGATGGGACAGAGTTCTCCCGCAGTGGTGAGGCAGAAGTGGAAGATATATATTTTTCACAAAAGTTCCATTCCGCAGTATGGGACCGGACGGGTACTTTTTCAAGGGATTCAACTGCTCTGGGAACATATATGGAGGCTATTACATCACTGGTGGATGGGGAAATGATACGCAATGCAAAACTAACCGTGGTGGTTGACCCTGGTTGCGGTGCCAGTTGTGAAGTGAGCCCTTTGTTACTGCGGCAGCTGGGATGCAAAGTCATTACGCTCAATGCCCAACCCGATGGCACATTTCCGGGGAGGGCACCTGAACCCACAAAAGACGCGTTGACTGACCTTATGAACATGGTCAAAGCTTCGGGCGCAGACCTTGGTGTTGCCCATGATGGGGATGCTGACAGGGTTGCTTTTGTGGATGAAATGGGTGAGTTCCTTGACGAAGAAGACCTGCTTGCCTTGATGGCAGGGCATGTGCTAAGCCACAAAAAAGGTAAAGTCGTTACCCCGGTCAGTTCTTCCCTGCAAATCAGGGACGTGACCGAATCCATGGGCGGAGAACTTATCTGGACAGCCGTGGGCAGTATCGATGTGGCACGTAAGATGATAGATACCGGGGCAGTTTTCGGCGGAGAGGGGAATGGTGGCCTGATATTCCCAGAATTCCAGTATTGCCGTGATGGTGCAATGACCGCTGCCAGGATGCTGGAAATACTAGCCGGGGGCAGGAAACTTTCAAAACTGAAGAGTGGATTGCCCGTGTATCATAACATAAAGACCAAAATACGGTGCAACAATCTGGAGGATGTCCTTCAAAAGGTTGCATGTGTCTTGAAAGAGCAGGACCTGGATGTGGATAATACTGACGGGTTGAAGGTATGGTATCCTGACGGATGGATACTTATCAGGCCAAGTGGTACAGAACCTATTATGCGGATATATGCAGAATCTAAATCTCCAGACCGTGCCAGGGAATTGATGGAATACGGAACCGGGTTGGTTGAAAAATATAATATATGA
- a CDS encoding shikimate kinase: MTTTGYATALGAGTIVNAIATWKGSAFGIDLHTSAEVKLNSTDRIKGIIKGGGNPKLIERCVQLVFEKFNCQDGATVTTTSEVPIASGLKSSSAAANASVLAALDAIGENMEPLDAALLGVQAAKDAGVTITGAFDDAAASMLGGVVITDNRELSLISRNVLESEVIIYAPRKKAYSSRTDVTRSRLVAPWVDMAYGLCIEGKYEQAMTLNGFLYCSALGFRTEPMLMALEVGVEGASLSGTGPAYTALVHGETADRLVDVWSALDGKVIRTEVNNKGARKGR; this comes from the coding sequence ATGACCACTACAGGATATGCTACCGCTCTGGGTGCAGGAACAATAGTAAACGCCATTGCCACATGGAAAGGCTCAGCTTTCGGAATCGACCTTCACACCAGTGCAGAAGTGAAATTGAATAGCACTGACCGGATAAAAGGCATCATTAAAGGTGGCGGGAATCCCAAACTCATTGAGCGGTGTGTTCAACTGGTATTTGAGAAATTCAATTGCCAGGATGGCGCTACGGTTACGACTACAAGTGAGGTCCCTATTGCATCGGGCTTAAAAAGTAGCAGTGCTGCAGCCAATGCATCGGTGCTGGCAGCCCTGGATGCTATTGGTGAGAACATGGAACCTTTGGATGCAGCCCTTTTAGGAGTACAGGCTGCCAAAGATGCCGGGGTCACTATTACTGGTGCTTTTGATGATGCTGCAGCATCAATGCTTGGGGGTGTTGTTATTACCGATAACAGGGAATTATCCCTGATATCCAGGAACGTACTGGAATCTGAAGTTATTATCTATGCGCCACGAAAAAAAGCATACAGCTCAAGAACAGATGTGACAAGGTCCAGACTTGTTGCACCCTGGGTCGATATGGCTTATGGATTGTGTATTGAAGGGAAATATGAACAAGCGATGACACTTAACGGTTTTTTATACTGTAGTGCTCTCGGTTTTAGAACCGAACCCATGTTAATGGCACTCGAGGTAGGGGTTGAAGGTGCCAGTCTCTCTGGTACAGGACCGGCGTATACGGCGCTGGTACATGGGGAGACAGCTGACCGATTGGTAGATGTCTGGTCGGCACTTGATGGAAAGGTTATAAGGACAGAAGTAAACAATAAAGGTGCCCGGAAAGGAAGGTAG
- a CDS encoding chorismate mutase, which yields MTKLVQIRNDIKAIDEEIIKLIEKRTNLAKDVLEAKKHESKPINDESQNQAVMERVANIATECGLDAGEVKNIFKILIKMSIERQHELSGEGNLP from the coding sequence ATGACAAAACTCGTACAAATCAGGAATGACATCAAAGCCATCGATGAAGAGATAATAAAATTAATCGAAAAAAGGACCAACCTGGCAAAAGACGTGCTTGAAGCAAAGAAACATGAAAGCAAACCCATTAATGACGAATCACAGAACCAGGCGGTCATGGAAAGAGTTGCCAATATCGCAACTGAATGTGGACTTGATGCTGGAGAAGTAAAAAATATATTTAAAATACTCATAAAGATGAGTATCGAGCGCCAGCATGAGCTTAGTGGCGAAGGTAATTTACCTTAA
- a CDS encoding DUF1699 family protein, whose translation MKIRVVSSKDEIDTLDEKEEMIHLTFRPSNKDIMVLANKCSNLKAIHIAGSFMKTVSESTRMFLEMKQISLLEGDVWGHRKDINEYYEVNPVFFEKVKTMRNEGLPEEKIVDKLQNDTGLDKDLIQFLIQ comes from the coding sequence ATGAAGATTCGAGTAGTTAGTTCAAAGGATGAAATTGACACACTGGATGAAAAAGAAGAAATGATTCATCTTACTTTTAGACCATCCAATAAGGATATAATGGTACTGGCAAATAAGTGTTCCAATCTCAAGGCCATCCATATAGCAGGTTCGTTCATGAAAACGGTATCGGAATCGACCCGAATGTTCCTTGAAATGAAACAAATATCCCTGCTTGAAGGCGATGTATGGGGCCACCGGAAAGATATCAATGAATACTATGAAGTAAATCCGGTATTTTTTGAAAAAGTAAAAACCATGCGTAATGAGGGTTTACCGGAAGAGAAGATAGTTGATAAACTCCAAAATGATACCGGGCTTGATAAGGACCTTATACAGTTTCTAATTCAATAA
- a CDS encoding YkgJ family cysteine cluster protein, whose amino-acid sequence MEFETFRAIKDNYSMLVMAEEMDDIILAGQLTSIGFECKRCGECCRSHQADNSVLVFPDEVLRIMDANNLGWYDVCKPSSPQFIDNKNTLHSLEWELKRHNNGSCTFLNDDNTCSIYFWRPWICRTYPFYLHFEDERAPLLNISECEGVGSGVLRAQDAENLALLLKERLISEIQEEIHVLEHLDGLENWKLFNSSIQGNNAKFNIVVHDSHGCTIVETHIKQSLMNNYYY is encoded by the coding sequence ATGGAGTTCGAAACGTTCCGGGCAATTAAAGACAATTACTCTATGCTGGTTATGGCAGAAGAAATGGACGATATAATACTTGCCGGACAGTTGACATCGATAGGATTCGAATGTAAGAGATGCGGGGAATGCTGTCGTTCACATCAGGCTGATAATAGTGTCCTAGTTTTTCCGGATGAAGTACTTCGTATAATGGATGCCAATAATCTTGGCTGGTACGATGTATGCAAACCATCTTCACCCCAGTTCATTGATAACAAAAATACCCTGCATTCATTAGAATGGGAATTGAAAAGACACAACAATGGTTCATGCACATTCCTGAACGATGATAATACCTGCAGTATCTATTTTTGGAGACCCTGGATTTGCAGGACATATCCATTTTACCTGCACTTTGAGGATGAACGAGCACCCCTGCTCAATATATCTGAATGCGAGGGTGTTGGGAGCGGGGTGCTACGTGCACAAGATGCAGAGAATTTAGCTTTACTTTTAAAGGAACGACTAATATCCGAGATCCAGGAAGAGATACATGTATTGGAACACCTGGATGGGTTGGAGAACTGGAAATTATTCAATAGTAGCATTCAGGGGAATAATGCAAAATTTAATATCGTAGTACATGATAGCCACGGTTGTACTATAGTTGAAACACATATAAAACAATCTCTGATGAATAATTATTATTATTAA
- a CDS encoding helix-turn-helix domain-containing protein produces MNSVDKVMRSAFESDESFQETLSRVIKDDLDMTAAEFSEISGIPSSTLYKILSGHRDPNMKTVRQIVKTIKKIEGTEQGNFIAVIAARPVLDNIIEKKMKIDGKLITIREYSATSMEEAIVAAIRAERDGATSLVCAPIVSPTVEKVLTIPVATIMPRDSLLTAIKLAAKKMG; encoded by the coding sequence ATGAATTCAGTAGATAAAGTCATGCGTTCAGCCTTTGAGTCAGATGAATCATTCCAGGAAACGCTGTCCAGAGTAATCAAGGATGACCTTGATATGACGGCAGCCGAGTTCAGTGAAATATCAGGTATACCTTCAAGTACCCTGTACAAAATACTATCAGGTCATCGTGACCCCAATATGAAAACAGTAAGGCAGATTGTCAAAACCATAAAAAAGATAGAAGGTACCGAACAAGGCAATTTTATCGCCGTGATTGCAGCCAGGCCGGTGCTCGACAATATTATAGAAAAAAAGATGAAAATAGACGGGAAATTAATAACCATTCGTGAATATTCAGCTACATCAATGGAAGAAGCCATTGTAGCTGCGATCAGAGCCGAGCGTGACGGGGCAACGTCACTGGTATGCGCCCCCATTGTCAGCCCTACTGTGGAAAAAGTCCTCACTATCCCTGTAGCTACAATAATGCCGCGGGACAGCCTGTTAACTGCCATCAAGCTGGCCGCAAAAAAAATGGGTTAG
- a CDS encoding zinc-ribbon domain-containing protein, translated as MEDITLTCTDCSEEFEFTGGEREFFEEKGYDVPKRCKSCRSKRKSEKGNRGFKSY; from the coding sequence ATGGAAGATATTACTTTAACATGCACTGACTGTAGTGAAGAATTCGAATTCACAGGTGGAGAGCGAGAATTTTTTGAAGAGAAGGGCTATGATGTGCCTAAACGATGCAAATCTTGCAGATCTAAAAGAAAATCTGAAAAAGGCAATCGTGGATTTAAAAGTTATTAA
- a CDS encoding formate--phosphoribosylaminoimidazolecarboxamide ligase family protein, with translation MIDRNEIIDILQEYNSTEYKIGTMASHSALDVFDGAVEEGFSTYAVCRSGREQTYTKYFKTACDEDGNVLRGVVDDWVVYDQFDEILQPDAQQNLIDNNVLFIPNRSFTSYCGIDAVENDFRVPLVGSRNLLRSEERGEEQDYYWLLDKANLPYPEKLDDPQDIDELVMVKLPHAVKKLERGFFSAASYAEYVEKSEALLSQNVITQDALDNARIERYIIGPVFNLDFFYSPLEEELSPLELLGIDWRFETSLDGHVRLPAPQQMTLKPHQKTPEYTVCGHNSATLRESLLEEAFEMAEKYVAATQKYYDPGIIGPFCLQTCVDKDLNFHIYDVAPRVGGGTNVHMSVGHPYGNTVWRVPMSSGRRLAMEIRNAIEMDKLDMIVT, from the coding sequence ATGATTGATAGAAACGAAATTATCGATATCCTGCAAGAATACAACTCCACAGAATACAAAATAGGAACCATGGCATCCCATTCAGCTCTGGACGTATTCGATGGCGCTGTAGAAGAAGGTTTCAGTACCTATGCCGTATGTCGCAGCGGCCGGGAACAAACCTATACCAAATATTTCAAGACCGCATGCGATGAAGACGGCAATGTCCTGCGCGGTGTGGTAGACGACTGGGTTGTATACGATCAATTCGATGAGATACTCCAGCCTGATGCACAGCAGAACCTCATTGACAACAACGTTCTGTTCATCCCCAACCGCTCATTCACATCATATTGCGGCATAGACGCAGTAGAAAATGATTTCAGGGTACCTCTTGTAGGCAGCAGGAACTTACTGCGCAGCGAGGAACGTGGCGAAGAACAGGACTACTACTGGCTGCTGGACAAAGCAAACCTACCCTACCCGGAAAAACTGGATGACCCGCAGGATATCGATGAGCTGGTAATGGTAAAACTCCCTCACGCGGTAAAGAAATTAGAACGTGGTTTCTTCTCAGCAGCATCCTATGCCGAATACGTGGAAAAATCAGAAGCACTGCTGTCCCAGAACGTCATCACCCAGGATGCCCTTGACAACGCCCGCATCGAACGTTACATTATCGGCCCGGTCTTTAACCTTGATTTCTTCTACTCACCTCTTGAGGAAGAACTTAGCCCCCTCGAACTACTGGGAATTGACTGGCGGTTCGAGACGAGCCTGGACGGTCATGTCAGGCTGCCTGCACCCCAGCAGATGACACTGAAACCCCACCAGAAAACCCCTGAGTACACAGTTTGCGGCCACAATTCCGCAACTCTTCGTGAATCACTGCTTGAAGAAGCTTTTGAAATGGCTGAAAAATACGTAGCTGCTACCCAGAAATATTACGACCCTGGCATCATCGGTCCCTTCTGCCTCCAAACCTGCGTGGATAAGGACCTCAATTTCCACATCTATGATGTGGCACCCAGGGTAGGTGGCGGTACCAATGTCCATATGTCTGTTGGACATCCATACGGCAATACGGTCTGGCGCGTTCCCATGAGTTCAGGCAGGCGGTTGGCGATGGAGATACGTAACGCTATCGAGATGGATAAACTTGATATGATAGTAACATAA